The Phaeobacter gallaeciensis DSM 26640 genomic sequence GTGATCACAGTCGCGCCCCAGAAGGACATCTGACCCCAGGGCAGAACGTAGCCCATGAATGCGGTGCCCATCATCATCAGATAGATCAGCATACCGATGATCCACGTGATCTCGCGCGGTGCCTTGTAGGAGCCGTAGTACAGACCACGGAAGATGTGGATATAGACCGCAATGAAGAACAGCGACGCGCCATTGGCGTGCAGGTAGCGGATCATAAAGCCGCCGTTCACGTTGCGCATGATGTGCTCAACGGAGGAGAACGCCAGATCCACATGCGGGGTGTAGTGCATCACCAGAATGATACCGGTGACGATTTGCAGGGCCAGACAGAAAGCCAGAACAATGCCCCAAATCCACAACCAGTTCAGGTTTTTGGGCGTGGGGATCATGATGGTGTCGTAGATCAGGCCGACGATGGGCAGACGGCTGTGAAGCCACTTCTCGCCACCGGTTTTCGGCTCGTAATGATCGTGCGGAATGCCGGACATATGTGCCTCCCTTATCCCAGTTGGATGGTCGTTGCGTCGATGAACTCCGCGGCCGGAACCGGCAGGTTCTCGGGTGCGGGGCCTTTGCGGATACGACCGGCAGTGTCGTAGTGCGAACCATGGCAGGGGCAGAACCAGCCGTTGAATTCGCCTGCACCGTCACCCAGCGGCACACAGCCGAGGTGGGTACACACACCCATCATCACCAGCCATTCGCCAGCGTCATCCAAGGTGCGGTTTTCGTCGGATGCGTCCAGACCGGGTTTGTTCGCATTGCGGTCCTGCTGATCGGGCAGTTCCGCCAGATCGACAGCACGGGCTTCTTCGATCTCTTCCGCGGTACGGCGGCGAATGAACACCGGCTTGCCAAGGAACATAACCGAGAGCTGAGTCCCGACTTCTACGCCGCTCACATCCACGATGATCGAGGACAGAGCCTGAACGTCAGCCGAGGGGTTCATCTGGTTGACCAAGGGCCAAATTGCGGCACCCGCGGTCACTGCCCCGGCGCCGGCAGTGGCGTAGTAGAGGAAATCTCTCCGGGTTCCTTCGTTGTCTTCTGCGTGGGACACGAGGTTTTCTCCAATTCCAGCGCCCGTTTAGGGCAAACATGCGCATGCACTGCGCAAAGAACGCAGTGACTCATCGCGGGTATCTAGCGGGGAGAAGGGCTTTCGTCCAGCGGTCATAGGCGCGCAGATGGACGCATCCGCAAGTAATTATGTGCAACTGTTGCAAACAGCCTCACATATTTGCGCAGGCGCACCCGAATTCAAGGGGTACGCCTGCGCCAGATCTCAGCTTTCCGGCGGGCGTGTCGCCTGCATCGACGGGCGCGAATCGAATGCGGCAAACCACTCTGCAAGCGCCTCATTGCCGTTGCGCCATCCCATATCCGGGTGGCGGAAATCCACATAGGCCAGCGCACAGGCCACCGCGATCTGGCCGATGCGTAGCGGGCCATGCAGATGCGCCATCCAGCGTGTGTTCAGCGCCGCACAACCACCCAGCACCTTGCCGCTCTGTCCTTCGATCCACTCAGGCCACTGTTTATCCGCCGGGCGTAGACGCTTTTCGTAGGACAGCAATACCGCCGCCTCCATGATCCCATCGGCCGTGGCCTCCAGCACCCGCGTGTCCCAGCCGCCCTCATAAAGCGCACCACCCGCTCGGTCGGCCAGATAGGCGCAGATCACCCGGCTGTCATACAGCGTCGCCCCATCCGCCCGTTCCAGAGCCGGGATCTTCGCCAGCGGATTGGCCGCCTTCAGATCGCTCGCCGGGGAAATCGGTGTCGTGGCCACCGGACGCAGCTCCACATCTGCCAACTGATCTGTCTCGTGCAGCAGCACCATGACCTTGCGCACATAGGGAGAGGTCGGCGCGTGATAGAGTTTCATGTCGAATGTCCTTTTAATGGTAATCTGACCAGTCGTGTTTCACTCTAGCTGCGCAGGCCGGTAGGAAAACCCCCCTTTGCCGCGCGCCGCGGGCGCGCTTTTTCTTGCCTTTGACCTGTGTTGCGGCCATGGTCGCGCTGTTCTCAGGGCGGGGCGGAATTCCCCACCGGCGGTAAGCGGGCCAGTCCCGCAAGCCCGCGAGCGGCTTCCAGGTTTTTGGAAGTGTCAGCAGATCTGGTGCAACTCCAGAGCCGACGGTCATAGTCCGGATGGAAGAGAACGTGTGACGGGGCCACGGGGAACGTGTGCCCTCATCACTCGTGATCGCCTTGGGTGACGTGTCAAACCTATAGGAGTTATCGATCATGACACACACCCGTTTCGCATTCATCAAGGCGCATTGGCATTCCGATATCGTCGACCGTGCGCTGGAGGGTTTTCAGGAGCTGATCCCCGCCGAGCAGATCGACGTATTTGATGTGCCCGGTGCCTTTGAAATGCCACTTCTGGCCAAAGAACTGGCTAAGACCGGCAAATATGACGCCATCGCCTGCGCGGCCTTTGTGGTGGACGGCGGCATCTATCGCCATGATTTTGTGGCGCAAGCCGTCGTGGACGGTCTGATGCAGGCTGGTATGGACACCGGCGTGCCGGTCCTGTCCGTGTCCCTGACGCCGCACCACTATCAGGAAACCGATCATCACAACGCGATCTACCGCGCGCATTTCGTCGACAAGGGGCGCGAGGCAGCCAATGCCGCACTGATGATCACCAAAACCCGCAAGGAGGCACTGAGCGCCTAAACCCTCAGGGCGCGAAGGCCTATCCCAGATAGGCCTTCAGCGCAGGCGGCGGATTGTCCAGCAATTCCGCCGTCGCCATCGGCGGGTGGGCCACGCCATCCGCCACCAACACCACCTGATCGGCAATCCGGCGCGCATCCGCAGGATCATGACTGACCATCAGCACGGTGGCCCCGGTCTCTGTCGCCAATTCCGCCACCAGATCCAGCATCTCCGCCTTCAGCGCTGGCCCAAGCGCCGCGAATGGCTCATCCAGCAGCAGAAGATCACGCCCCTGCACCAGCACACGGCCCAGCGCCACGCGGCTTTGCTGGCCACCGGACAGGGCGGCGGGCTTGCGGTCTTCCATACCCTGAAGGCCAACCCGTATGATCGCCGCGCGCACCTTTTCCTGTTCTTCAACACTCAGACGCAGGTTCGGGCGGATCCCCAACCCCACGTTCTGCGCCACGCTCAGATGCGGAAACAGATTTCCATCCTGAAACAGCATCGCAATCGGCCGCTGCCCCGGCAATACACCGGTCAGCGCACGATCCTGCCAGGATAGCGTGCCGGCCGTGATGGGAACAAACCCCGCGATGGCCTCGATCAACGTGGTCTTGCCCGCCCCGGAGGGACCAATCACCGCCACCCGGTGACCTGCCTCGATCACAAGATCCGCACGCACGATAAAGCCGCCGTTGTCCAATCTGCAGTTCTCAAGTCTCAGCATGACGCCGACCTCCCCGGTCGAGAATGTAAAACGCCCCCA encodes the following:
- the petA gene encoding ubiquinol-cytochrome c reductase iron-sulfur subunit; translated protein: MSHAEDNEGTRRDFLYYATAGAGAVTAGAAIWPLVNQMNPSADVQALSSIIVDVSGVEVGTQLSVMFLGKPVFIRRRTAEEIEEARAVDLAELPDQQDRNANKPGLDASDENRTLDDAGEWLVMMGVCTHLGCVPLGDGAGEFNGWFCPCHGSHYDTAGRIRKGPAPENLPVPAAEFIDATTIQLG
- a CDS encoding glutathione S-transferase; protein product: MKLYHAPTSPYVRKVMVLLHETDQLADVELRPVATTPISPASDLKAANPLAKIPALERADGATLYDSRVICAYLADRAGGALYEGGWDTRVLEATADGIMEAAVLLSYEKRLRPADKQWPEWIEGQSGKVLGGCAALNTRWMAHLHGPLRIGQIAVACALAYVDFRHPDMGWRNGNEALAEWFAAFDSRPSMQATRPPES
- a CDS encoding 6,7-dimethyl-8-ribityllumazine synthase; translated protein: MTHTRFAFIKAHWHSDIVDRALEGFQELIPAEQIDVFDVPGAFEMPLLAKELAKTGKYDAIACAAFVVDGGIYRHDFVAQAVVDGLMQAGMDTGVPVLSVSLTPHHYQETDHHNAIYRAHFVDKGREAANAALMITKTRKEALSA
- a CDS encoding thiamine ABC transporter ATP-binding protein; the encoded protein is MLRLENCRLDNGGFIVRADLVIEAGHRVAVIGPSGAGKTTLIEAIAGFVPITAGTLSWQDRALTGVLPGQRPIAMLFQDGNLFPHLSVAQNVGLGIRPNLRLSVEEQEKVRAAIIRVGLQGMEDRKPAALSGGQQSRVALGRVLVQGRDLLLLDEPFAALGPALKAEMLDLVAELATETGATVLMVSHDPADARRIADQVVLVADGVAHPPMATAELLDNPPPALKAYLG